One region of Betaproteobacteria bacterium genomic DNA includes:
- the gspG gene encoding type II secretion system major pseudopilin GspG, whose translation MVIIGLLAGYVGPKYFAQIGKSEIKATKAQIDALEKALDQYRLDVGHYPNTEQGLASLMKRPAGENRWQGPYLRKDVPLDPWGTAYQYAQPGEHGDFDLFSFGKDGKAGGEGEDADITNW comes from the coding sequence ATGGTCATTATCGGCTTGCTCGCCGGTTATGTCGGACCGAAGTATTTCGCGCAGATCGGCAAGTCGGAAATCAAGGCAACCAAGGCCCAGATTGATGCCCTGGAAAAGGCGCTGGACCAGTATCGTCTCGATGTCGGCCATTACCCCAATACCGAGCAGGGACTGGCCTCCCTGATGAAGCGTCCGGCCGGCGAAAACCGCTGGCAGGGGCCGTACCTGAGAAAGGATGTTCCGCTTGATCCATGGGGAACTGCCTATCAGTATGCCCAGCCTGGTGAGCACGGCGATTTCGATCTCTTCTCTTTCGGCAAGGATGGCAAGGCCGGTGGCGAGGGTGAAGACGCCGACATCACCAACTGGTGA
- a CDS encoding type II secretion system F family protein, which translates to MDYDVMAVFPGRGVSRLTVAAESPELVATAPALQGGVVVSMRPLGQRKSSGRGGKFPLPLFTRQMLALLKAGLTVVEGLETLAEQDQGSATADILSSLLAHLREGQSLSTALQHHPEAFPDLYVATVRASERTGDMPEALQRYIVFHEKVADLKKKIVSAAIYPVLLMSVGAIVTLFLLGYVVPRFALVFADSGRDPEGLSSLLFAWGDFINHHAGALAVGSLLVVAGLVGLFSLPAVRGAVARAAWRVPALGERIRLVFLARFYRTTGMLLRAGIPLKTTLGMVADILPSALRSGLLRAIADIEQGQPFSRAAESGGLTTPVAMRMIAVGERSGQLGDMMEAVATFYDEEINRLVDTFTRLFEPLLMTVIGGVIGGIVLLLYMPIFELAGNFQ; encoded by the coding sequence ATGGATTACGACGTGATGGCCGTCTTTCCCGGTCGGGGCGTTTCCCGGCTGACGGTGGCGGCCGAGTCTCCTGAACTGGTTGCAACGGCACCCGCCTTGCAGGGCGGTGTCGTCGTTTCCATGCGCCCGCTCGGCCAACGTAAATCATCCGGGCGGGGCGGCAAGTTTCCGCTGCCCCTGTTTACCCGACAGATGCTGGCCCTGCTGAAAGCCGGCCTGACCGTGGTTGAAGGCCTGGAAACCCTGGCCGAGCAGGATCAGGGTTCGGCGACTGCCGATATCCTGAGCAGCCTGCTGGCGCACCTGCGTGAAGGCCAGTCGCTGTCCACCGCGCTGCAACACCATCCCGAGGCATTTCCCGATTTGTATGTGGCGACGGTCAGGGCCAGTGAACGCACCGGCGACATGCCGGAAGCGCTTCAGCGCTACATCGTCTTTCACGAAAAGGTCGCCGATCTGAAAAAGAAGATTGTCAGCGCCGCCATCTACCCGGTCCTGCTGATGTCGGTCGGTGCCATCGTCACCCTCTTTTTGCTCGGTTACGTCGTGCCGCGCTTTGCCCTGGTCTTTGCCGACAGTGGCCGCGATCCGGAAGGACTCTCCAGCCTTCTGTTTGCCTGGGGGGACTTCATCAATCATCACGCCGGCGCGCTGGCGGTGGGTAGCTTGCTGGTCGTTGCCGGGCTGGTCGGACTGTTTTCCCTGCCTGCCGTGCGGGGTGCCGTGGCGCGTGCTGCCTGGCGCGTGCCGGCACTGGGCGAACGCATCCGGCTGGTCTTTCTTGCCCGTTTTTATCGCACCACCGGCATGCTGTTGCGCGCCGGCATTCCGCTCAAAACAACCCTGGGCATGGTCGCCGACATTCTCCCTTCGGCGTTGCGCAGCGGGTTGCTGCGGGCCATTGCCGATATCGAGCAGGGTCAGCCGTTTTCCCGAGCCGCCGAAAGCGGAGGTCTGACCACGCCGGTGGCCATGCGCATGATCGCCGTCGGCGAGCGCAGTGGTCAGCTCGGCGACATGATGGAAGCGGTCGCCACCTTTTATGACGAAGAAATCAACCGCCTGGTCGATACCTTCACCCGCTTGTTCGAACCCTTGCTGATGACCGTCATCGGTGGCGTCATCGGCGGCATCGTGCTGCTCCTGTACATGCCAATCTTCGAACTGGCTGGAAATTTCCAGTAG